From Rutidosis leptorrhynchoides isolate AG116_Rl617_1_P2 chromosome 3, CSIRO_AGI_Rlap_v1, whole genome shotgun sequence, a single genomic window includes:
- the LOC139901852 gene encoding uncharacterized protein produces the protein MWRVQKNRLPIKIELDNKGIDLNSVLCPVCNDKIESINHALVACKSAASLWEKVRLWWGLDNLPIASYSDLALCSSPHIRDNSGAQIWQAVIWVTTYYIWKNRNALDFGNNASSIPCLFSDIQSKSYEWINCRGRNIELEWLTWITNPKSCSFNLKSKDGIG, from the coding sequence ATGTGGCGAGTGCAAAAAAATAGGCTCCCGATTAAAATCGAATTAGATAACAAAGGGATTGACCTTAACTCCGTTCTCTGCCCGGTTTGCAATGACAAAATCGAGAGTATTAACCATGCACTTGTCGCCTGCAAATCAGCTGCGTCTCTGTGGGAAAAGGTTCGGTTGTGGTGGGGTCTTGATAATCTCCCAATCGCGTCCTACTCTGATCTTGCCTTATGCTCTTCTCCGCATATTCGTGATAATTCGGGTGCTCAAATTTGGCAAGCAGTGATTTGGGTAACAACCTACTACATATGGAAAAATCGCAATGCCCTCGACTTTGGAAATAATGCATCAAGCATCCCCTGCCTTTTCTCGGATATCCAATCTAAGAGCTACGAGTGGATCAATTGTCGTGGTAGAAATATCGAACTCGAGTGGCTCACGTGGATTACCAATCCTAAATCATGCTCCTTCAATTTAAAATCAAAAGATGGAATAGGTTAA